In Leptospira congkakensis, one DNA window encodes the following:
- a CDS encoding FecR family protein produces MSLRILLTVFSILLTSVSLFAEEFAVATFTRGKVSFISASDTSKLWKTLKVNDVLKPGDRIKTGNGSKVDFFYKETEIRIQPNTDFTLKEWDSDKKIAKAYIEKGAAWFRVSNFKKGSFEASTPTTTAGVRGTAFGVFYEEKEKTGYTCVCEGLVNVNGTEFAKGSGGAMKVGATEISKNDYKELITEDGATLKFKEKRKDNPMLSRCLPCHKPVGWEDTSFTPDETYGKK; encoded by the coding sequence ATGAGCCTCAGAATCCTTCTAACAGTTTTTTCCATCCTCCTAACTTCCGTTTCCCTTTTTGCAGAAGAGTTTGCTGTAGCTACCTTCACTCGCGGTAAAGTCAGTTTTATCTCCGCTTCTGACACTTCCAAACTTTGGAAAACACTCAAAGTCAATGATGTGCTAAAACCAGGCGATAGAATCAAAACTGGGAATGGATCTAAAGTGGATTTTTTCTACAAAGAAACAGAGATACGCATCCAACCAAACACAGACTTTACGCTAAAAGAATGGGATTCCGATAAAAAAATTGCAAAAGCTTATATAGAAAAAGGAGCCGCTTGGTTCCGAGTCAGCAATTTTAAAAAAGGAAGTTTTGAGGCATCTACTCCCACAACGACAGCCGGTGTACGTGGAACCGCTTTCGGAGTGTTCTACGAAGAAAAAGAAAAAACAGGATACACTTGTGTTTGTGAAGGTCTCGTAAATGTGAATGGAACCGAATTTGCAAAAGGAAGTGGCGGTGCTATGAAAGTGGGAGCTACTGAAATTTCTAAAAACGATTACAAAGAACTCATCACCGAAGACGGTGCCACTCTCAAGTTTAAAGAAAAACGTAAAGACAATCCTATGTTATCTCGTTGCCTTCCATGCCATAAACCTGTAGGTTGGGAAGATACAAGTTTTACTCCGGATGAAACTTATGGTAAAAAGTGA